The sequence below is a genomic window from Thermoflavifilum sp..
TTACCGTTTCCCATGTGCGGGTGGTTTGTTCTTTGCCAAAGGTTTTCTTCAGAAGGCTCATGAACACCGGACCTTTTGGATGAGGAACATAAGTGGTAAACACCTCCAATCCCTGTACTTCATGGATAATAACGCCCTCATGCCGGATAGGTAGAGCAAGCTTCGCATCGGGAACACGCCATAAAAAAGTTACGACCGGCTTCGCTCCCTTCGGAAACGAATAATTACTAAAGGGTTCTGTAGCCAGCAGTTTACGCAGATGCTCAACCGAGCGGATGGTAACCGGGAAGGAACGCCCGATATTCTTTTGAAGCTGCTGTTCTATGCTCCGTGCGAGGGTTTCTTCATCTTCAATCGTCGCATGAAAAGCCACATTGCCGCTGGAAAGTATCGTCTTCACTTCCATGAAGCCAGCTTGCTCAAGAAGCTGCTTCAGGTCTGTCATTTTCAGATTCATGGGGCTTACACCCCGCAGAAAAGCTACAAATCTGGGCATGGTATTTATCCTAACATGATAGCAATATAAATATTTCCATTGCTTATCGGCGAAGTGAAAGCATCACATCTTTCTTTATCTTCAAACGATTTGCCCTGCCACTTCCCCTTCCAGGTAATCGGGTTCCCCACGCGCCAGTCCGTGGCAACGTTTCTCCCAAACATGAATTGTTTGATGGCCTCAGGATTCACCGATGCACTCCAGACCTTTTCGGCAGGTGCATTTATGGTGATGGAAGCTCTGGCAATCAGGTTATTGTTCATCATTAGATACTGTTTACAGAGTTCCCATGCTAAGCAATGGCGCCTAACGCTCAGGTCCAGCAGGGGGTATTTTGAAACCGGACACTTGTTCTCCAGATTGCACATTATTTAGCTGGAATATCTTCATGCTAAACCGTAAGTCTGCATTGGCTATAGCCGATTTTAGGCGTTCGTGTCTTTCTTTTTTACTATACCTGCCAATGCACCACCTAAAAGGCCAACCAATGCAGAAAATCCAATTACAAGTACTGCAGTCATAATCCAAAGCCCTGTCGTTACTTCGATGGCAAAGCCACCCGTGTTTGCATCAAGTAGCATTGAAAGTTTCCATCCAATAGTCGAGTCAAAGAGTCCGAGAATTGCTGCGAAAAATACTCCAGTTTTTAAGCCTTTCAGCCTTGTCGCAATAAAGGCAGTTGTCCCGTAGATGAGGAATGAAACAGGAGATAAAAGTGAATAGTTAAAGTCGAGCTGTCTCGAAGCAATTGAGCCAATCGTGTCAAGAAGTGCAACTGCCAAAATTCCGATTAATAATATTTTATAATGCTTTTTCATAATCTTTCTTTTTGCATGACAACTAATGAATATGAATCATTATTGCCTTTTTATGCTTTTAAATTCGATGGATAAAAGCAATTATTTATTTTTTTATTATCATCCTACCTTTATTCAAAAAAATCATCCATGGGATTCTTGATATTTTCAATTGCTTTTTTACTAAGTTACATGTGTAAAAATTTTGTTTTCATCAGATTTCATCCCTTCAAGAAAACCTTCATCGTATTATCTGTATCCCATCTATTACGAAAAAACTAAGATACTCTTTGCTCAAGAAAAAATCAACCCTTTTTCACGACAAGGGCTGCAGAGCACCGCCCACTGGGACTGGTTGCCAGCCAGTATAGGCACCTACAACAATTGTAACCACGACCGTACATACCTGGACCTGGGTGTTAGTGTTTGCTTTTACGAAGAAAGCGGCTATTTCTTCATAAGAATGGTATCGACTTTTGTTGGAAGTTGTGCTTGAAATACCAAATGAGGCAATTGTTGATCAAATAAGCATGGCAGCACTGATCTTTTAACAGGGTAATTTGTGATGATTACTTCTGCGATTTTCCCTCGTTTTGCTGCATTACTGTTAATAGCTCGATTTGCCAGAACCCTATCCATATAAAACCCGGATACCGCATACAAAGAACGAATAATATCAGTATCAGAATTAGAAAGCGTGATATAAACATTTACCCTGCTTAATTCAATGCATCTATCTCTCAGTTTTTCCTGCTCTTGCATGCCGAAGCCACTGGCATGATAAGAAGTAAAGTTAGATGTTTGCGAAACGGGAACATAAGGCGGATCAAAGTACACCCAATCGCCCGGTTTTGCTCTCTCTGTAACAGTATGAAATGGTGTGCAGAGGATTTCCACTTTTTTTAAAGCATTAGAGACTGCCAGAAGATTATCTCTATCTAAATACTTCGGTCGTTTGTATCTCCCAAACGGAACATTAAACTTGCCCTGACGATTGACTCGATATAACCCATTGTAGCCCGTTTTATTCAGGTAAATCATGCGGGCCGCCCGTTCAGCAAGACTCATCTTCCATGGGTCCTGCTCACGTATTTCGTAATAAAATTTTTCATTGTGTGGAAATTCAGAAAGCAGTTGAATAACTTCTTGAACATTATCACGAATAGCCAGATAAGTATCTATCAACTCGGAATTAATGTCGGAAAGAATAGCATGCTTAATTTTGCGTTCCCTGTACAAACGAAAGAAAAGAGCCCCGCTGCCCACAAAGGGTTCGTGATACGTATTGAAATGAACCGGCATACGCTCCAATAGAGCATTTGTTAGCTGCGTTTTACCACCGGCCCATTTCAAGAAAGGTCGCGGAAGAAGTAAATCATGCATATTACAATCCAAAATACAAACGTAACCAATCTTCTAAATCACTGAACCAAATTACTTTCCCGGTGGACATAAGGTACCCTTGCATATGTTCTGAAAATCCTTTACCATCGATAACGACTATGCCCTCAATAGGCCAATGTTCCATATCCTGGATAGTAGCAGGAATCTTTTCTTCTGCCGTGCCTGAGGTTGCCTGAAATTTGCACTCCACCCCTAACCTTTTACCAGTTTTTTCATCAGTAATCACTACATCAATGTATCGTTCTCGTCCCCATAGCCTTCTTGCTGCCTTGACCTCTGTTTGTGCCTTCAAACCAAGGCCCTGCGCTAAATCAACAACTCGCTGCTTCAATTCATCACCACTTCTGGGTGCTGTTCCTCTTCCTGGCATAGTAAATACTTGTTAAGCCGTTGACATGGCTTTGTTTATTTTACTAATCGGGCGCTCTACCATCGAAGGTCCAACTTTTATGATTCATCCGGTTGCCGCTTAAAGCATTTGTCACTAACAGTCAGCATCATATGCACTTTTGATGAATTATCACCTTCACTGTTCTCATTATTGCGCTGTAATTGGTACACGGGTTACAATGCGAAAATAATCGAAAAATAATTATTGCTCAAGAAAAAATCAACCCTTTTTCACGACAAGGGCTGCAGAGTACCGCCCGCTGTAACCGGTTTGCAGTCAGTATAAGCACTTACAACAACCGTCACACTGCCCGCACATTGCAGCACACCTAGGCGTCAGAGTTTGCTTTCACGACGGCAACAATTGGAATCGATAGCGGCTCGGCTATGCTACGACGGATAGCAGGTACTTGATGAGTGTCTTCATGAAATTTGCTGTTTTTGCGACGCTGAAGGTAATGCTATCCAACAACCAAACTTTCCAATGTTATGGATCCACCAGCGAAATGATCATCCATGTTCTACGTCTGGTTATTCGGCATTTTGCACGCAGTTTGATCGAATGGATTTTACATAAACGCTGTCAGCTACATACTTCAGAATACTGAGTTTAGGGCTTATAGAACGCAGTGCTTCAGACAGGTTCACGATCAATCTCAACTCAGGCGGCATAAGGTCTATATCTGCTTTTTGCAGGCCGAGTCCAAAATAGCAATCAACTGAAATCTTTGTCTTCCCTATCTTATCGCCAAATATTTTCTTCAATTCAGGCAGGGTCCAGTATCGAACTTCAAAGTCCTGTGCTTTTCGGAAGCGCCGTTTAGCCTGATGCCAGAGACAACGTATGCCCAAAAGGTTGGGCAAACGAGGTTTTCAATATACCAGGGATCCATTGCTTAAGATTTGACCTAAAATAAGCACAAATTTCTCTAAGCTGTATATGGCATTGGACGATTGGCCACGGGCCTGCAGGGCATCAATTTATAGTCGCAAACAACTTGGATTAAGCTATCATAGTTTAAAAAAATGTATAACTCTCACAAATTAGCTTAATGAATAGTTATTATTTATCATTCCACACCCATTCAAGACATTTTATTCCATTTTCATTAAGCTCTATGTACAATCCGTATTGATAATTGAGTACTTCCAAATAGGCTTTTATTTTTTCAATATCCTTTTTTTTCCCTTTATTCTTCCATGCTAACTTAAGCTCAATCACAAGTAAATTGTGAAGTGCATCTTCCTCTCTATGTATAACTATATCTGGACGTGCTTTCTTCTTATTTCCACGTAATGGAATTTTTTTTATTATTTGGTTATTTTGTTCATCTGTCATTCGATTATATTCAGTATCGACATGATAATTTTTAATATGCTTTTCGATTATACATGCTAATTTGCTGCATATTGTTCTTTCATGTATGTCATAATTACGCTTTAAAAGGTTCGGCCGTTCTTTTAGTAAAATAGCTACACTTTCTCTTATAATATTTTCTAACTGTTGTTGTGAATAGCTCATTTCAGTTTTAGAAGGAAGATTTGATTTGTTTTTCATAAATATTATTGTTTATTTTATTTGATTTCGCTTTATCATTGTTAGCTTATCATTCCCATTGTGCTAAATTTTGACTTCATGTGCTACAATTGGTGTGCATGTTAATCTGTAAAACTAATCCCCACTCACAAAAAAATCAATACCCCTTTACAAGGCAACCTACCATGCTGATGTGGGCAGCGAAACCTCAATCGCACTGCTTTATCCACACGGGTGCAAAAAAGCTATTCAAGGGTGCGTTTGCGGCAAAAATCTGTTACCTTCGGTAAAACCTTTTTATGAAACAGATTACCCTCCTGGCTATTGAAGGCAGCAACTTAGGCAGCCTGGATCATCCGCGACGTGCGTTTCTAACGGTGAACAGCTGGTTGCAACAGCACCATCAGCCGGCCGCTTTCATCGTGAAGACCATCGGCTTGCATACATCCGTTCAGCTCGATCAGGGCCTGTATTCCATTCATCCCGAGGTGCTGATTCACGAACCACATCATCCCGATCTCATCATCATACCTGCTTTTGGAGGAGATATCGCCGATACCCTGCAGCGCAACCATGCCTTTATCCCCTGGCTCATCGCACAACATGCCGCAGGTGCCGAGATTGCGAGTCTTTGCCTGGGTACATTCCTGCTGGCCGCCACGGGTTTACTGGATAATAAGTTGTGCGTCACACACTGGCAGGCGATTCCACTGTTTCGCAACCTGTTTCCCCGGGTACGGGTAACGACCGATCGCATCCTGACCGATGAGGCGGGATTGTACACGGGCGGGGGAGCATTTTCTTCGGCCAACCTAATGGTGTATTTGATTGAAAAATATGCCGGTCATGAAGCGGCTA
It includes:
- a CDS encoding DUF1697 domain-containing protein — its product is MPRFVAFLRGVSPMNLKMTDLKQLLEQAGFMEVKTILSSGNVAFHATIEDEETLARSIEQQLQKNIGRSFPVTIRSVEHLRKLLATEPFSNYSFPKGAKPVVTFLWRVPDAKLALPIRHEGVIIHEVQGLEVFTTYVPHPKGPVFMSLLKKTFGKEQTTRTWETVKKCAQG
- a CDS encoding SRPBCC domain-containing protein, with product MMNNNLIARASITINAPAEKVWSASVNPEAIKQFMFGRNVATDWRVGNPITWKGKWQGKSFEDKERCDAFTSPISNGNIYIAIMLG
- a CDS encoding DNA adenine methylase — encoded protein: MHDLLLPRPFLKWAGGKTQLTNALLERMPVHFNTYHEPFVGSGALFFRLYRERKIKHAILSDINSELIDTYLAIRDNVQEVIQLLSEFPHNEKFYYEIREQDPWKMSLAERAARMIYLNKTGYNGLYRVNRQGKFNVPFGRYKRPKYLDRDNLLAVSNALKKVEILCTPFHTVTERAKPGDWVYFDPPYVPVSQTSNFTSYHASGFGMQEQEKLRDRCIELSRVNVYITLSNSDTDIIRSLYAVSGFYMDRVLANRAINSNAAKRGKIAEVIITNYPVKRSVLPCLFDQQLPHLVFQAQLPTKVDTILMKK
- a CDS encoding PD-(D/E)XK nuclease superfamily protein, which codes for MPGRGTAPRSGDELKQRVVDLAQGLGLKAQTEVKAARRLWGRERYIDVVITDEKTGKRLGVECKFQATSGTAEEKIPATIQDMEHWPIEGIVVIDGKGFSEHMQGYLMSTGKVIWFSDLEDWLRLYFGL
- a CDS encoding type I restriction enzyme HsdR N-terminal domain-containing protein, whose protein sequence is MKNKSNLPSKTEMSYSQQQLENIIRESVAILLKERPNLLKRNYDIHERTICSKLACIIEKHIKNYHVDTEYNRMTDEQNNQIIKKIPLRGNKKKARPDIVIHREEDALHNLLVIELKLAWKNKGKKKDIEKIKAYLEVLNYQYGLYIELNENGIKCLEWVWNDK
- a CDS encoding helix-turn-helix domain-containing protein encodes the protein MKQITLLAIEGSNLGSLDHPRRAFLTVNSWLQQHHQPAAFIVKTIGLHTSVQLDQGLYSIHPEVLIHEPHHPDLIIIPAFGGDIADTLQRNHAFIPWLIAQHAAGAEIASLCLGTFLLAATGLLDNKLCVTHWQAIPLFRNLFPRVRVTTDRILTDEAGLYTGGGAFSSANLMVYLIEKYAGHEAAMHCARVFQIDLNRQSQSPFMIFHPQKNHADEAVRQAQEYIEQHYAQPITVSQLCQLLALSRRSFERRFKQATGFTVGGYIQRVRMEAAKKKLESEATLVNEVMYAVGYQDHKAFREAFKKITGLSPLQYRNRYGKNWYRSAHDPMMGHELN